A single genomic interval of Zingiber officinale cultivar Zhangliang chromosome 4A, Zo_v1.1, whole genome shotgun sequence harbors:
- the LOC121972092 gene encoding actin-related protein 3-like isoform X3: MADLDYFIGDEALSLPSSGVYNLSYPIQRSQVTNWDTMEKFWQQCIYNYLNCDPEDHYFLLTESPICSPEDREYMGEIMFETFNVPGLYVAVQPILALSAGCSTDKPQMTGVVVDIGDGATHVVPVVDGYIIGSSIKSFPISGNDVTQFVLQLLQERGELIPPEDSLGIARKVKEMYCYTSSDIVKEYNKHDKKPDKYIKQWVGVKPKTGVPFSFDIGYERFLGPEVFFHPEIYISDYDTPLSDVIDKCVQSAPIDTRRGLYKNVVLSGGSTMFKGFQKRLQKDLKKIVDDRIATSNARLGADVTSQPVEVNVVSHPIQRSAVWFGGSVVASLPEFYESCNTKEDYDEHGASICRTSPIFKGMY; the protein is encoded by the exons ATGGCTGATCTTGACTATTTCATTGGAGATGAGGCTTTATCACTGCCCTCAAGTGGAGTTTACAATCTCAGTTATCCTATACAACGTAGTCAG GTTACAAACTGGGACACCAtggaaaaattttggcagcaatGCATCTACAATTACTTAAATTGTGATCCTGAGGATCACTATTTTCTCTTGACAGAGAGCCCAATTTGTTCTCCAGAAGATCGCGAGTATATGGGAGAAATCATGTTTGAAACATTCAATGTCCCTGGACTTTATGTAGCAGTTCAACCCATCCTCGCACTATCTGCTGGGTGCTCAACTGACAAA CCTCAAATGACAGGAGTCGTTGTTGACATTGGAGATGGAGCTACCCATGTTGTACCTGTTGTAGATGGCTATATAATAGGGAGTAGCATCAAATCTTTCCCAATTTCTGGCAATGATGTGACTCAATTTGTTTTACAACTTCTACAG GAAAGAGGAGAGCTTATTCCACCTGAAGATTCTCTTGGAATAGCTAGGAAGGTGAAGGAAATGTACTGTTACACTTCATCAGATATTGTCAAG GAGTACAATAAACATGACAAGAAGCCTGACAAGTACATCAAGCAATGGGTTGGCGTTAAACCAAAGACTGGTGTGCCTTTTTCATTTGACATTGGCTATGAGCGCTTTCTTGGACCAGAG GTTTTCTTTCATCCTGAAATTTATATTAGTGATTATGATACTCCGTTATCTGATGTAATTGACAAGTGTGTCCAGTCAGCACCGATTGACACCAGAAGGGGTTTATATAAG AATGTAGTTTTATCTGGGGGATCAACTATGTTTAAAGGTTTCCAAAAAAGATTGCagaaggatttaaagaaaatagTTGATGATCGAATTGCAACATCCAATGCGCGCCTTGGTGCGGATGTAACA TCTCAGCCGGTGGAGGTCAACGTTGTAAGCCACCCTATCCAAAGATCTGCAGTTTGGTTTGGAGGTTCTGTAGTCGCATCTCTACCTGAATTCTATGAG TCTTGTAACACAAAAGAGGACTATGATGAACACGGAGCAAGTATATGTCGAACTAGTCCTATCTTTAAGGGGATGTATTGA
- the LOC121972092 gene encoding actin-related protein 3-like isoform X2, whose protein sequence is MKAMKQGEIQASSPTWYTKVGYAGNVEPSFSLPTVVAVNESFLNQSNGGNIGNYLAQYNTGIMADLDYFIGDEALSLPSSGVYNLSYPIQRSQVTNWDTMEKFWQQCIYNYLNCDPEDHYFLLTESPICSPEDREYMGEIMFETFNVPGLYVAVQPILALSAGCSTDKPQMTGVVVDIGDGATHVVPVVDGYIIGSSIKSFPISGNDVTQFVLQLLQERGELIPPEDSLGIARKVKEMYCYTSSDIVKEYNKHDKKPDKYIKQWVGVKPKTGVPFSFDIGYERFLGPEVFFHPEIYISDYDTPLSDVIDKCVQSAPIDTRRGLYKNVVLSGGSTMFKGFQKRLQKDLKKIVDDRIATSNARLGADVTSQPVEVNVVSHPIQRSAVWFGGSVVASLPEFYESCNTKEDYDEHGASICRTSPIFKGMY, encoded by the exons GTATACTAAAGTGGGTTATGCTGGCAATGTTGAGCCATCCTTTTCCCTCCCTACTGTTGTAGCTGTCAATGAGTCTTTCTTGAATCAGTCAAACGGTGGCAACATAGGaaattatttagcacagtatAACACTGGAATAATGGCTGATCTTGACTATTTCATTGGAGATGAGGCTTTATCACTGCCCTCAAGTGGAGTTTACAATCTCAGTTATCCTATACAACGTAGTCAG GTTACAAACTGGGACACCAtggaaaaattttggcagcaatGCATCTACAATTACTTAAATTGTGATCCTGAGGATCACTATTTTCTCTTGACAGAGAGCCCAATTTGTTCTCCAGAAGATCGCGAGTATATGGGAGAAATCATGTTTGAAACATTCAATGTCCCTGGACTTTATGTAGCAGTTCAACCCATCCTCGCACTATCTGCTGGGTGCTCAACTGACAAA CCTCAAATGACAGGAGTCGTTGTTGACATTGGAGATGGAGCTACCCATGTTGTACCTGTTGTAGATGGCTATATAATAGGGAGTAGCATCAAATCTTTCCCAATTTCTGGCAATGATGTGACTCAATTTGTTTTACAACTTCTACAG GAAAGAGGAGAGCTTATTCCACCTGAAGATTCTCTTGGAATAGCTAGGAAGGTGAAGGAAATGTACTGTTACACTTCATCAGATATTGTCAAG GAGTACAATAAACATGACAAGAAGCCTGACAAGTACATCAAGCAATGGGTTGGCGTTAAACCAAAGACTGGTGTGCCTTTTTCATTTGACATTGGCTATGAGCGCTTTCTTGGACCAGAG GTTTTCTTTCATCCTGAAATTTATATTAGTGATTATGATACTCCGTTATCTGATGTAATTGACAAGTGTGTCCAGTCAGCACCGATTGACACCAGAAGGGGTTTATATAAG AATGTAGTTTTATCTGGGGGATCAACTATGTTTAAAGGTTTCCAAAAAAGATTGCagaaggatttaaagaaaatagTTGATGATCGAATTGCAACATCCAATGCGCGCCTTGGTGCGGATGTAACA TCTCAGCCGGTGGAGGTCAACGTTGTAAGCCACCCTATCCAAAGATCTGCAGTTTGGTTTGGAGGTTCTGTAGTCGCATCTCTACCTGAATTCTATGAG TCTTGTAACACAAAAGAGGACTATGATGAACACGGAGCAAGTATATGTCGAACTAGTCCTATCTTTAAGGGGATGTATTGA
- the LOC121972092 gene encoding actin-related protein 3-like isoform X1 yields MDAALRPAVVIDNGTGYTKVGYAGNVEPSFSLPTVVAVNESFLNQSNGGNIGNYLAQYNTGIMADLDYFIGDEALSLPSSGVYNLSYPIQRSQVTNWDTMEKFWQQCIYNYLNCDPEDHYFLLTESPICSPEDREYMGEIMFETFNVPGLYVAVQPILALSAGCSTDKPQMTGVVVDIGDGATHVVPVVDGYIIGSSIKSFPISGNDVTQFVLQLLQERGELIPPEDSLGIARKVKEMYCYTSSDIVKEYNKHDKKPDKYIKQWVGVKPKTGVPFSFDIGYERFLGPEVFFHPEIYISDYDTPLSDVIDKCVQSAPIDTRRGLYKNVVLSGGSTMFKGFQKRLQKDLKKIVDDRIATSNARLGADVTSQPVEVNVVSHPIQRSAVWFGGSVVASLPEFYESCNTKEDYDEHGASICRTSPIFKGMY; encoded by the exons GTATACTAAAGTGGGTTATGCTGGCAATGTTGAGCCATCCTTTTCCCTCCCTACTGTTGTAGCTGTCAATGAGTCTTTCTTGAATCAGTCAAACGGTGGCAACATAGGaaattatttagcacagtatAACACTGGAATAATGGCTGATCTTGACTATTTCATTGGAGATGAGGCTTTATCACTGCCCTCAAGTGGAGTTTACAATCTCAGTTATCCTATACAACGTAGTCAG GTTACAAACTGGGACACCAtggaaaaattttggcagcaatGCATCTACAATTACTTAAATTGTGATCCTGAGGATCACTATTTTCTCTTGACAGAGAGCCCAATTTGTTCTCCAGAAGATCGCGAGTATATGGGAGAAATCATGTTTGAAACATTCAATGTCCCTGGACTTTATGTAGCAGTTCAACCCATCCTCGCACTATCTGCTGGGTGCTCAACTGACAAA CCTCAAATGACAGGAGTCGTTGTTGACATTGGAGATGGAGCTACCCATGTTGTACCTGTTGTAGATGGCTATATAATAGGGAGTAGCATCAAATCTTTCCCAATTTCTGGCAATGATGTGACTCAATTTGTTTTACAACTTCTACAG GAAAGAGGAGAGCTTATTCCACCTGAAGATTCTCTTGGAATAGCTAGGAAGGTGAAGGAAATGTACTGTTACACTTCATCAGATATTGTCAAG GAGTACAATAAACATGACAAGAAGCCTGACAAGTACATCAAGCAATGGGTTGGCGTTAAACCAAAGACTGGTGTGCCTTTTTCATTTGACATTGGCTATGAGCGCTTTCTTGGACCAGAG GTTTTCTTTCATCCTGAAATTTATATTAGTGATTATGATACTCCGTTATCTGATGTAATTGACAAGTGTGTCCAGTCAGCACCGATTGACACCAGAAGGGGTTTATATAAG AATGTAGTTTTATCTGGGGGATCAACTATGTTTAAAGGTTTCCAAAAAAGATTGCagaaggatttaaagaaaatagTTGATGATCGAATTGCAACATCCAATGCGCGCCTTGGTGCGGATGTAACA TCTCAGCCGGTGGAGGTCAACGTTGTAAGCCACCCTATCCAAAGATCTGCAGTTTGGTTTGGAGGTTCTGTAGTCGCATCTCTACCTGAATTCTATGAG TCTTGTAACACAAAAGAGGACTATGATGAACACGGAGCAAGTATATGTCGAACTAGTCCTATCTTTAAGGGGATGTATTGA
- the LOC121972090 gene encoding fructose-bisphosphate aldolase 2, cytoplasmic-like: MISRDVPMSPRGCSLCVLLEGTLLKPNMVTLGSDTENVTPEVVAEYTARALRRTVPPTGPSDRFPVWRIVQGGGHSPPQCDQQAQWEEGKKPWSLFFSFRRALQRSTLKAWTGKKESIKKVRDAFLTRCKANSKATLGTYKGDVVGAEGVLESLHVKDYKS, translated from the coding sequence ATGATATCGCGTGATGTGCCGATGTCACCGAGAGGGTGTTCACTGTGTGTTCTCCTCGAAGGCACTCTGTTGAAACCCAACATGGTGACACTAGGATCAGACACCGAGAATGTGACACCTGAAGTGGTGGCGGAATACACCGCGCGGGCTCTCCGGAGGACTGTCCCTCCGACGGGTCCTAGCGATCGTTTTCCTGTTTGGAGGATAGTGCAAGGAGGAGGCCACTCACCACCTCAATGTGATCAACAAGCTCAATGGGAAGAAGGCAAGAAGCCATGGTCACTTTTCTTCTCGTTCAGGCGTGCACTGCAGCGAAGCACCCTCAAGGCATGGACCGGGAAGAAGGAGAGCATCAAGAAGGTGAGGGATGCTTTCCTCACGAGGTGCAAGGCGAACTCAAAGGCGACGCTCGGGACCTATAAGGGCGATGTTGTAGGGGCTGAAGGGGTCTTGGAGAGCCTCCATGTCAAGGACTACAAATCCTAG
- the LOC121972089 gene encoding 30S ribosomal protein S21, chloroplastic-like produces MASLALRGLPSPLPPLPLSTKKNPSPHPPLLSSLLPLRSIQSDAGFLPRPINSAALVRPSSAGEAAIVGICFPALAWANVLYAKGGNYNAQVVIPDDEPDESLLRRFKREVMKAGVLQECKRRRWFENTVEKKKRKVRDAARKNRKWRYIPKVQKRDNENEPSENEQVVEVDNWELPEGEIPYCDKIRK; encoded by the exons ATGGCGTCGCTCGCTCTCCGCGGCCTCCCCTCTCCCCTGCCGCCGCTTCCACTTTCCACCAAGAAAAACCCTTCCCctcatcctcctctcctctcttctctccttCCTTTGCGTTCGATCCAATCAGATGCCGGCTTCCTCCCGCGCCCCATCAACAGCGCCGCCCTCGTTCGGCCCTCGTCGGCGGGAGAGGCTGCAATCGTCGGAATATGCTTCCCTGCTCTGGCCTGGGCGAACGTTCTCTACGCCAAGGGCGGGAACTACAACGCACAGGTGGTGATCCCCGACGACGAGCCGGATGAGTCGCTGCTGCGGAGGTTCAAGAGGGAGGTGATGAAGGCGGGGGTGCTCCAGGAGTGCAAGAGACGGAGGTGGTTCGAGAACactgtggagaagaagaagcgcAAGGTCCGGGACGCCGCCCGCAAGAATCGGAAATG GCGTTATATACCTAAAGTTCAAAAGCGAGATAACGAGAATGAACCGTCAGAGAACGAACAAGTTGTGGAGGTGGACAATTgggaacttcctgaaggagaaATTCCTTATTGTGATAAGATTCGTAAGTGA
- the LOC121972088 gene encoding serine/threonine protein phosphatase 2A 57 kDa regulatory subunit B' theta isoform-like yields the protein MLKQILSRLPKKSSKSLDSSSVGGPIPPSSSSSSRSGDLQASRFASLDGQVPPGSSSGLNHLNRHSLLVNSRLDGNYANYEALPSFKDVSALERQGLFMRKLELCCVVFDFTDPTKNLKEKEIKRQTLLELVDYVTSGSGKLPENAIQEATRMVSTNLFRNLALPPREHMVLEKIDAEEEEPAMDPAWPHLQVVYEFFLRFVASPDTDAKVAKRYIDHSFVLKLLDLFDSEDPRERDYLKTILHRVYGKFMVHRPFIRKAINNIFYRFIFETEKHNGIAELLEILGSIISGFALPLKEEHKLFLVRSLIPLHKPRCVAMYHQQLSYCITQFIEKDCKLADTVIRGLLKYWPITNSTKEVMFLGELEEVLEATQPADFQRFMVPLFQKIARCLNSSHFQVAERALFLWNNEHIENLIKHNIKVILPIIFPALERNSKSHWNQAVQSLTLNVRKLLSDHDPDLFAECLKKFEEDEAKHMEIVSKREATWKRLEEVAASHTTNKEAAAQHT from the exons ATGCTTAAGCAGATACTAAGCCGGCTCCCGAAGAAATCTTCGAAATCACTGGACAGTAGTTCTGTTGGTGGACCAATTCCTCCATCCTCATCTAGCAGCTCAAGGAGTGGAGATTTGCAAGCCAGTAGGTTTGCAAGTCTTGACGGTCAAGTCCCTCCCGGATCAAGTTCTGGGCTAAATCATCTAAACAGACATTCGCTACTGGTTAATTCTAGATTAGATGGAAATTATGCCAACTATGAAGCTCTGCCGAGTTTCAAGGATGTTTCAGCTTTGGAGAGGCAGGGTTTGTTCATGAGGAAGTTGGAGTTGTGTTGTGTCGTGTTCGACTTTACTGACCCGACGAAGAACTTGAAAGAGAAAGAAATAAAGCGGCAGACATTGTTGGAGCTTGTTGATTATGTGACTTCAGGAAGTGGAAAGCTACCGGAGAATGCAATTCAAGAGGCAACCAGGATGGTGTCGACCAACTTGTTCAGAAATCTAGCTCTTCCACCTCGGGAgcacatggttttagaaaaaatcgATGCTGAAGAAGAAGAACCTGCAATGGATCCAGCATGGCCTCATTTGCAGGTTGTCTATGAGTTCTTTCTTCGGTTTGTTGCATCTCCTGACACTGATGCTAAGGTAGCAAAAAGGTATATAGATCATTCCTTTGTTCTTAAGCTCCTTGACCTCTTCGATTCTGAAGATCCTAGAGAGAGGGACTATTTAAAGACGATACTTCACCGTGTTTATGGCAAATTTATGGTGCATCGGCCCTTCATCAGAAAAGCTATAAACAACATATTTTATCGATTTATCTTCGAGACCGAGAAGCACAATGGGATCGCAGAACTATTGGAGATTTTAGGGAGTATCATCAGTGGGTTTGCCTTGCCATTAAAAGAAGAGCATAAGCTGTTCCTGGTACGCTCACTAATCCCACTTCACAAGCCAAGGTGTGTCGCAATGTATCATCAGCAGTTATCATATTGCATAACACAATTTATCGAGAAGGATTGCAAACTTGCTGATACTGTTATAAGAGGTTTATTGAAATATTGGCCAATTACAAATAGCACAAAAGAAGTTATGTTCTTGGGTGAGTTAGAAGAGGTGCTAGAAGCAACGCAGCCTGCAGATTTCCAGCGATTTATGGTTCCACTCTTCCAAAAGATTGCTCGATGCTTGAATAGTTCTCACTTTCAG GTGGCAGAAAGGGCATTGTTTCTTTGGAATAATGAGCACATCGAGAACTTGATCAAACATAATATCAAGGTTATATTGCCTATCATCTTCCCTGCTCTGGAGAGAAACTCAAAAAGCCACTGGAACCAAGCTGTTCAGAGTCTCACCCTCAACGTGCGCAAACTATTATCCGATCACGACCCTGATCTGTTCGCAGAGTGCTTGAAGAAGTTCGAGGAAGACGAAGCAAAACACATGGAAATCGTTTCAAAACGCGAAGCCACTTGGAAGCGCCTCGAAGAAGTTGCTGCTTCGCATACTACAAACAAGGAAGCGGCAGCTCAACATACTTGA